The nucleotide sequence aacatccggtgattttgcagagaggcacatcaatttacagaaatactcataataaacattgattaaagatacaagtattatacatgtaactttagataaacttttccttaatgcaaccgctgtgtcagatttcaattttttttaactgaaaaagcacaccatgcaatattctgagtacggcgctcagacacaaaaacaagccatacaggtacccgccatgtggtggagtcaacagaagtcagaaatagcattataaatattcacttacctttgatgatcttcatcagaatgcactcccaggaatcccagttccacaatacatttttgttttgttcgataacgtccataatttatgtccaaatacctcctttttgttggcgcgtttagttccaaaatccaaattgatgacgcgcaggccagacgaaaagtcaaaacattccattacagttcgtagaaatatgtcaaacgatgtatagaaataatctttaggatgtttttaacataaatcttcaataatgtttcaaccggagaattcctttgtctgtagaaatgcgatggaacgcagctaactctcacggggcgcgcctgagtgagcgcgtgacactctgccagacacctgactcaatcagctcttattccctcatccttcacagtagagcatcaaacaaggttctaaagactgttgacatctagtggaagccttaggaagtgcaatatgaccacatagacactgtatattggataggcaaacctacaaacctcagatttcccacttccgggttggattttttctcaggtttttgcctgccatatgagttctgttatacttacatacatcattcaaacagttttagaaacttcagagtgttttctatccaaatctactaatgatatgcatatcttagcttctgggactgagtagcaggcagtttactctgggcaccttattcatccaagctactcaatactgcccccagcgaTAAGAAGTTAAAGTGgctttattaaagtgactagtgttccgtttattaaagtggccaatgatttcaattctgtatgtaggcagcagtctctctgtgctagtgatggctgtttaacagtctgatggccttgaggtaaaagctgtttatcagtctctcggtcccagctttgatgcacctgtactgacctcgccttctggatggtaccggggtgaacaggcaggggctcgggtggttgttgtccttgatgatctttttggccttcctgtgacatcgggtgctgtagatgtcctggaggtcaggtactttgcccccggtgatgcattgtgcagaccccACCACCCTcttgagagccctgcggttgtgggtggtgcagttgccgtactaggcggtgatacagcctgacaggatgctctcaattgtgcatctgtaaaagtttgtgagggttttaggtggggagccaaatttcttcagcctcctgaggttgaagaggcactgttgtgtCTGAGGCACTGTTGTGTCTGAggcactgttgtgccttcttcaccacactgtctatgtggctggaccatttcagtttgtcagtgatatgtacgcagaggaacttaaaactttccaccttctccactgctctcctgtcgatgtggataggggggtgctccctctgctgtttcctggagtccacgatcatctcctttgacgttgagtgagaggttattttcttgacaccacactccgagagccctcaccacctccctgtaggctgtctcgttgttggtaatcaagcctactactgttgtgtcgtcaggtaaggtggaggtgatatgatccttgactagtctttcaaagcacttcatacatttacattacatttaagtcatttagcagacgctcttatccagagcgacttacaaattggtgcattcaccttatgatatccagtggaacaaccactttacaatagtgcatctaactcttttaaggggggggggttagaaggattactttatcctatcctaggtattccttaaagaggtggggtttcaggtgtctccggaaggtggtgattgactccgctgacctggcgtcgtgagggagtttgttccaccattggggtgccagagcagcgaacagttttgactgggctgagcgggaactgtacttcctcagaggtagggaggcgagcaggccagaggtggatgaacgcagtgccctttcATGATgatagaagtgagtgctacggggcgatagtaatttagttcagttacctttgcattcttgggtacaggaacaatggttgccatcttgaaacatgtggggacagcagactgggatagggagagattgaatatgtctgtaaacacactagccagctggtctgcgcatgctctgaggacgcggctagagatgccatctgggccggcagccttgcgagggttaacacatttaaatgtcttactcacatcagccacggagaaggagagcccacagtccttggtagcgggccgcgtcggtggtactgtattatcctcaaagtgggcaaagaaaGTGTTTAGTTTATCtggaagcaagatgtcggtgtctgtgacgtggctggttttccttttgtagtccgtgattgtctgtagaacctgccacatacgtctcgtgtctgagccattgaattgcaactccactttgtctctatgctgacattttgcttgttggattgctttgcggagggaatgactactctgtattcggccatattcccagtcgccttgccatggttaaatgcagtggtacgcactttcagttttgcgtgaatgctgccctctatccacggtttctggttagggtaggttttaatagtcacagtaggtACAATATcttctatacacttccttataaactcactcaccgaatcagcgtatacgtctatattattctctgaggctacccggaacatatcccagtccgcgtgatcaaaacaatcttgaagcgtggattccgattggtcagaccagcgttgaatagtccttagcatgggtacttcctgtttgattttcggcctataggaagggattgagcaaaatggagttgtggtcagatttagaATGCATCCCCAGTACATTGGTTCATAATAAGTAGTAAGCAAGTGTATATTTCCACTACATAAACTGTTGAGGATCGATTTAGGGTAGTCAGTCTTTACCAAGGATGTGCATCTCTCAGGGACACAAACTACATTCCTTGGTGAGCCACCtgactgtttctttgtgttcatCTGAGGTCGATAGTAACCTGCTGTATGATTCTCTCCCGTAGGTGTCCAAGGCCTCAGCAGACCTGATGCACTATTGTGGAGAACATGCTAAATACGACCCTCTACTCATGGGCATCCCAGCCTCTGAAAACCCCTTCAAAGACAAGAAGCCGTGCACTATATTATAGTAGCGGGACAGCTGAAATCTCTTTGCTTTTTTAtttgtatattattttatagaGAGAAATATGACATTAATACCGATACACTATTTGCCTTAAGGCCAGCCCAGCCCCACTCCCCCTATTTCCTTGTGCTTTCGGTTGATTCCCAAATGTTAtcctagggcccatagggctctggtaaaaaaatggtgcactatatagggaatagggtgccatttttggACTCTTATAAACAAGTGCCATTTTGGTAGGATCAGAATCATTGGTGTGCTCTCTCCTAATCAGATACAACTAAGACCAAATAGCACCATGAGCCAAAATGTAACAGGTCATTGGTAACCCAGAAACAATGTTTTAGTTTAGTTCAATCAGTCATGAAAGAATGAAAGCTCATTCTGAGGCTCCTCTCAACAGAGACTGGTGTTCTTTTAGATTGTTATCTCATGTTATGCAGACTAAATACTAGCTTGGTTCAAACTAGGGGTTCCCAACTCTGTAATGTTCACATCAGCCAGAGCATAAATAATGCCAATGGCCCAAAAGTATAAAGCATTGCACTTGCACCACACTCTAGTTAAACCTTTCAGCTCCTGATTGCGTCATCAGTCCCCACACAGTAGCTTCTTTGGGAAACAATCAGTCTAGTTTGTATATTACTGATAAGCCTGTAATAACCCCATGATGTAAATCACCCAGTCCCATGACACAGGAGGACTCTAAAACCAGTGCTGATGGTCTGGTAAGctatgtctgtgtcccaaatggcgccctattccctatagagtgaaccacttttgatcagagccctatgggccctggttaaaatgtGTGCTCtgaagggaaaagggtgccatttgggactcagactgTGAATGTCCCGTCACAACAGGAGAGGGTGCCGTTTTGTAAGGGAAAGCGTATGGCTTGCAGCAATAGCCTCATGAACTGGCAGGTTTAACCAGCATTGTTTTGTTTCTGCAAAGATGTCAGAGATCGTTTCATTTTCAGGTGGGGGTAGATTCGAACTATCCCACTTCTATGTCTTTTGTTATGAAAGAATGACTCTTTAAACTTTAATACTAATATTTATCTCTTGTGAATTTGCCATGCCTTTGCCTTAGAAACCAAACTTTGTGACTTTGCATAGTTGTCTTATTTGTATGTAGTACAGTAGATAGGTAATGTAGCATCAATATGAAGTGTTGCAGATACCATGTAACCCCTTTAAATGATTTTACTATGCCTTACATTGATGTAAAAGTTGTTGTTCCATAATGATGTCTTTACTTGGCTGAAGGAGAAGAAGTTAAGATCACAATCACGTCTATccaatgtacagatgtaggatcgtaatttgatcaccctgttgttacAGGACATTTCCTGCACAGCAAACTTGCAGTGTTTTTGAGGTTTTAAAAAggttctaaagtttgtaattttcactttaaaatgtcagattggatttgccctaactaaaaatgtatcaaaaatgtccattaactataatccacataataattcacatttcctgttgctgcaggattattttcctgctgtgaaaaACTGCTCAAATtacgatcctacatctgtaccagcACCAGAGGAAACTGGATGCtaatctgtttgtgctatcatgccaactccttCACACATTGTAGTGGCAAACAAAGATAAAAACTGGCTTGACAAGGACATCAATGGAGTaagcaagagcacaaacagatctggtacCAAGCTAGAAATGTAAAGGTTTTCTGATTTGTATTTTATTGCCAGTGCTTTTAAAGTGTTTCACTGTAATAACTTTTTATTGATAGATGTACGACTTCTATTCTGACAAGGATTCTGTGATCCAACATGAAATTTGTGACAACTGTTATTATGATCTCTTCTTGAGTGTGAACATTCCATGTTTACAATAGCTGCTCCATTGTCTTCTTTTCAACTCTCAGAATGGTCATGCGTTGAATAATAATTGTTATTGTGTGTTTGGGAGAATATTTGTTTTTGTCTGTGCACGTGACTGTCGAAGGCAACTCGGAGACCatggtcgtgttcattagggcggACAATAGCAAAACCGAAAACTAAAACAAttagacaagttcaggtagtacaTACCTGGTTCGCTTTGTTTTCTACCTTATGAACATGACCCAGCTTAACCAGCCAGGGCCTTAGTATTAAAGTAGTCTCGTTTCTACATCTCACTACACCTTTTTAGCCACACTCCTCAAACAACACTATACTAATACTGTGAACAACTGAATCAATACATTCCCAGTGGATGCAGGGAGCACATCTTTGAAGTGCTTGTCGCTATTCATCTGTCAGTATCATTATTGGCAATACAATAAGTTGCTCTTACACCTGTGGGTTAAAGCCTATAATTACTATAGACTGCTATATATAGAGACAGACGGCAGCACCAACTGAAATGTCCCCTCATAGTAGGCTATTTGCCTCCATATTCTGTGTAATCTTGGCAACCTACAATCGAAAATCTCACGTAAAATACTATTTACGTTAAGTagtctgtccacaagagattatATTCTGTGTGGCTTTGAAAGCTCGCTTAAAGTTGCGTGTTCCTGTATGATGTGTTTCTGCACTTGCTTCTTCTCACTGTTATGTCActccatttacatttacaataAAAGGCCTGTGGTATTTTgatgcatgtgctgcattgattTTTGCCAACTTAATTCATGTTGCAAATggattttgcagttttaaagaaaAACATGTTTATTTACCTCTGTGACACATACCGGATGCTAATTTGGTCTCTAGTACGTACTGTCTATGTGGATATATTTCCTATTTCAAGTGATTACAATTTTATTCCCAATTTTGCCTTCTTAAATTTAGTAGatcttaatgaatttatttaaatacaCAATTTTAATGATTTAGTAGTGATTTGTAAATGCATCTGGCACAATAAAAAGTGTGTAGAAAAAAATACTTGTCTTACAATGATTATCAGATACATTTGAACAAGTGGAGAGGATAGATTGTTGAATTGTCAAAACCACTAATAGACTAGCTAGTGCCACGTCAGTGAGTCACCTATCTGTAAACATTCCCATTTTGCTCTGATTTCTGCCATATTTTGTCCTGTTCTCTGCCCCAATGTCCAGGCAGGTCTGGTTGTTATGTAACGATCCCTGTGCTTCAgtggcctttctctctctctgtctctctgtctgtcagtctctctttctctctctctcagggtctgATGTTACAGGCAAAAACCAGGTCAGGCCATATACAGtgaggagaacaagtatttgatacactgccgattttgcaggttttcctacttacaaagcatgtagaggtctgtcatttttatcataggtacacttcaactgtgagagacggaatctaaaacaaaaatctagaaaatcacattgtatgatttttaagtaattaatttgcattttattgcatgacataagtatttgaacacctaccaaccagtaaaatGTGTGGTTATGGCCCCCGGAAAGGTTGGGAAAGCTAAATTACAAATTTGTATCATTGAATGCTCCATTGTGTTAAGATGCCACAGGAGTACAGCTACATTTCAGGTCATCATGCTGACGTGACATTAGGTGGTTTGTGGTTAACAGCCTGCACTGCTTGTGTTGCCTTCTAATTAGTAACACTATTATTACTATCAGTGCGTCACTGTGAGTGTGATTGCATCACCTCCATTCATAGGGTCTATTTATAGCCATGATGAAATcagtggtcagtagtacccccACTGTGAGGGTGTGAATGGGCCTTGACTCAGTCACACACATTGTTTCATCAGCTGCTCTTTGAGGGCTTTGTCCCCCTGCTTTGctctgctgcacacacacacacaatcacttctGGTGTCCTCTGAGTGTGCTGGTTagtaatatatattttctttccTCTCTGGCTATTTTTGTCCCTGACAGGTGTTTGAACAGAGGGTGTTTCTGTGTTCGAACAGAGGGCCTCGGTGACAGCAAGGGTTGTCATGGTGATCACACAAACACCCTGATGCTGCTCATCACACAAGGAAACTATATGTATGTGGaaattctccttctccctcctgtgtGACGTTTTTATAAAACATTTTTGATGTGAATGCAGGGCTTTGTGTCCTTGGATGTAAATAACCAACACTGTAGTGTTTACCATTGGTGTCAATGGAGTGATGTATTGTTGAGACATGGTGTATGTTACATAATAAATACACGCAAAACTATGTACTAGCTTTTTGCACCCGGTTAAACAGTGCACCTTTCTTTATTCAGCTGAATATGAAAGATCACTTGAAAGTGTTGCATGCCATTCCATTCCCCTGAACTGAGGCTTGCAGTTAACACCTGCAGCTGAGAAAAAAAACACTACCTACGAGAAATGACAAAAGGTGCTGCAGCTGGAATTGTGCTGAATTATCTAGTGACCTCACTGAATTATCTAGCGACCTCGGTGAAAAGCCTCTTTGACCAAGCTTGGTGCAAACAGAATCCTTGTTCAAAGCCCGTTTTCCACTGCCTTGACAGAGAGGTATTATTAGTCCTGTGAGTGATGTTGCTTACAGGTTAATCAAAAACCTGCAGAATTATACCCATAACTCACTGCATTAATTCCAAACAAGCAAAACAATTAAATGTTTAGTTCAGTTCAGTTTATTTCTCCACAAAGGTAGCTGTTGATGAACATTGCAACATAAATACAATTAATTAAATTAACGCAAACATATTaattaaaacaaaacaacaagtTAATGTTTAAGACAATACATTGCTTTGTCCTGACAATATCTTCccttttttatttaaataattcTCAAAACAAAAATTCAGAGATGATCAACATCATATAAATTACAGTTGAGATTTGTCCACTTTCCTTGAGGCATTATCCAACCTGTAGTCCAGACTACTCCAGTCCAGTTCAGTAAAATCCTGTCCGGTTAAATGGAGTCCGGTCCAGTCCTTGGAGTCAGTTGTCTGATCCTCCAGTAGATTCCAATCCCCTGCTGCCTAGTGTTCTCTGCTCTGCTCACCACCACCTGTGTCTAGTGTGTTCTGCTGTGTGTGCTCACATGATTCAGCTTCCTGTAATGGC is from Salvelinus alpinus chromosome 16, SLU_Salpinus.1, whole genome shotgun sequence and encodes:
- the gng12b gene encoding guanine nucleotide-binding protein G(I)/G(S)/G(O) subunit gamma-12 isoform X2, producing MSSKMQSSNNIAHARRTVQQLRIEASIERIKVSKASADLMHYCGEHAKYDPLLMGIPASENPFKDKKPCTIL
- the gng12b gene encoding guanine nucleotide-binding protein G(I)/G(S)/G(O) subunit gamma-12 isoform X1; amino-acid sequence: MSFWWCVKTIMSSKMQSSNNIAHARRTVQQLRIEASIERIKVSKASADLMHYCGEHAKYDPLLMGIPASENPFKDKKPCTIL